The following are encoded in a window of Platichthys flesus chromosome 19, fPlaFle2.1, whole genome shotgun sequence genomic DNA:
- the swi5 gene encoding DNA repair protein SWI5 homolog isoform X1: MNSEQPTETSRGEDTCSGSPLGQSDVKKAANKRTPFSRFKRVHSNFKSPIQVTERAKVTLAEEVVELEQRRDQLDAEIAQLEAEGCIVEELEHHIDMLHEYNDIKDIGQSLLGRIADLRGTTTRDLYSHFGLELED, translated from the exons ATGAACTCCGAGCAGCCGACTGAAACTAGCCGCGGGGAAGATACGTGTTCGGGCTCACCGCTGGGGCAGAGCGACGTGAAGAAAGCAGCTAACAAGCG AACGCCATTTTCCAGATTTAAGAGGGTGCACTCCAACTTCAAATCACCA ATTCAAGTAACTGAGAGGGCCAAAGTTACTCTTGCAGAGGAGGTGGTCGAGCtagagcagaggagagatcAGCTGGATGCAGAGATAGCACAGCTGGAGGCTGA GGGATGCATCGTAGAGGAGCTGGAACATCATATTGATATGCTGCATGAATACAATGACATCAAAGACATTGGACAATCACTCCTGGGTCGTATTG CTGATCTGAGGGGGACCACCACACGAGATCTCTACAGCCACTTtggtctggagctggaggactga
- the swi5 gene encoding DNA repair protein SWI5 homolog isoform X2, whose translation MNSEQPTETSRGEDTCSGSPLGQSDVKKAANKRFKRVHSNFKSPIQVTERAKVTLAEEVVELEQRRDQLDAEIAQLEAEGCIVEELEHHIDMLHEYNDIKDIGQSLLGRIADLRGTTTRDLYSHFGLELED comes from the exons ATGAACTCCGAGCAGCCGACTGAAACTAGCCGCGGGGAAGATACGTGTTCGGGCTCACCGCTGGGGCAGAGCGACGTGAAGAAAGCAGCTAACAAGCG ATTTAAGAGGGTGCACTCCAACTTCAAATCACCA ATTCAAGTAACTGAGAGGGCCAAAGTTACTCTTGCAGAGGAGGTGGTCGAGCtagagcagaggagagatcAGCTGGATGCAGAGATAGCACAGCTGGAGGCTGA GGGATGCATCGTAGAGGAGCTGGAACATCATATTGATATGCTGCATGAATACAATGACATCAAAGACATTGGACAATCACTCCTGGGTCGTATTG CTGATCTGAGGGGGACCACCACACGAGATCTCTACAGCCACTTtggtctggagctggaggactga